TAGTTTAATTGTTATTAGTACAATATATCCTGCCGCGGGCACACTATGATTGTTAAGCCCTAACCATTTTCACATATAAAACACTTGCCTTTCTTCCCTAATTAAAGTATCCTATCTATAATGCTAAAATTACTATTATTACTAACTGTTATCACTAATCTATCCCCCATATCTAAAAAAGAACATAACAAATACATTGAAAAAGAAAGAAAATTAGTACGTGTCAAAGATTGGAAAACTAACTTTAATAACTTGACAAATCTCAGTCCATCCTTCACAAATGAAATCGAAAAAATCAAATCCTTATTCAATCTATCAGAAAAAGATTTCTCTATATCTTGTACCCCTGATGACATTATATGTCACCCACTATCAAGAAATCATATATTTAGAAGACACCAAGACACAATGAAAGAATATTTCTCATTTTTAAATACTCTCAAACGCAAAAACCCTGACCAAGCTGCTTATCTAATATATGAAATATATACATTAGGCACAACCTTTGATCACACACGAGAAACTATATATGGTTTCAACTATGAAAAACCACAAAACGCAATCAAACAAAATCCTGAATACAAAAAAACTTTTGAATCACTCAAAAACATATATTACAAAGCACAACATGATCTCGATTTAGCTACCAATATACTTAAACAAAAGTATACAGATAATAATTTCGATACATTCATGCTTAAATTCATCGAAATTCATAAACTTGCTACCCACGCATATTTTAATATTTACAACCTCCTATATAAATGCATACACAGTCAATCAACAGAAGAAAAAAACAAATATTGCAAATATAATTAACACCTATTATTAGTATTATCCAAATCATTATACATAACCTTGTTATTTTTGCATAAATAAAGTATCCTTTTATTAAAGGTTAACAATGTTAAAAATTCTTTTATTATTAATTCCTTTATTTAATATCTTCGCTATATTTCATAACTTCTCTATATCTGAAGAAGAATATTACGATCACGATAAGTACGGCTATTTCACAAGAAAATTAATACGTGTCAAAGACTGGAAAACCAATTTTAATAACTTGAAAAACCTTGGTCCATTTTTTATGAAAGACATCGAAAATATTAAATCTAAACCTGATAAAGAACTCTCACGTGGATTTGAAGGTGCTTTTTCTACAAGCCTACGCTGGCCAATGTCAAAAGACACAGATATCGTACCTAAAGAACATAAACCTCTATTTGAAAAATCCTACAAATTCATCAAAGCTCTCAAACATAAAAATCCTGACCAAGCTGCTTATATCCTATATGAAATAGGTGACTTAAATGCAATGTTTACTAACACACATGAAGACATCAGAATATTCCGTTATCTTATAAAACATAAAAAACTCAAAGACAATTATCAATATGAACACGTTCATAAAAAACTCAAAGACATATATTACAAAATAAGACAAGAATATTTATCAACAATCAATATTCTTGAACACAATGATATAGACAATAATTTCAACAAATTTATGCTTAAATTCCCAGAACTACACAAACTAGTTACACATCTATATTTTAACATAACAAAACTGGTAATACATGCAAGAAATCATAAAACAATCAATCATAAATACTTAGACAACATCTATAACATAGACATACACACACTAAATACTACATAACTCACTACAAAATACATTTCTTATATTTTTAAATTTCAACTATAATAAATTATTATGAAATATATAAATTAAACTAAATAAAACAATCATCCCTTCTACTTAAATATTAACGTTAATAATATTCCTAGACATATAGTAATAATTGTTCCAAACATCCAATTGTGTAACCTTAATGTACTTTTAAACTCCATTTTATTAATTTCTATGTCTTTTCTTACATTATCTATTTTATTATCAAGATCTTTAATATCTGATTTTAATTCACTCCTTACATTCTCTATTTTTACATTTAAATTACTCTCTACACTATCTATCTTATTATCTAGGTCTTTAATATCTGATTTTAATTCACTCCTTACATTCTCTATTTTTACATTTAAATTACTCTCTACACTATCTATCTTATTATCTAGGTCTTTAATATCTGATTTTAATTCACTCCTTACATTCTCTATCTTATTATCTAAATCCTTTATATCTGACTTTAAGTTAGCCTCTACTTTTTCTAGCTTAAGATTAAAAGTATTTTCTAAATACTCAATATCCTTATACGTTAACTCATTCCTATAGTACCTATAAGATAAATCAATAGCAATATCTCTATCAATTCCTGCTTTAGTAAGCTCTGCTACTACCATTTGTTGCGTAACTATTGGTTGGGCTAGTCCCATAAATTTCTCCTTACTATACTATTAGTATACTTTATTTAAAAAATAAGTGAAATAAAAAATAAGAGAATATAACAAAACCATATATTATAAAATCCATTATCCTTAAATATACTTTAGATAAATACCTAACTTACCAATGACAAACTTGATAAGTCACTATCATCACTAAATTCTTGTAAATTAAAAATTATCAAGTCAATCTGTTCTTGAATATCAAACGTATAATTAATTACCCTAATCACATTTTCAAGGTGTTCAATTTCATCATTACTTAATTCTCTTTCCCTTTCTAAATCTAAGATAATTTTTAAGCACCCTATAAGTACCAATACTAAATTCATATACCTTAAAAGGAACATTTATAAATTTACAATTATCACTATAAATAAGTTCTTTTTTGTCTTTCAAGTATTCAACTTTTTCTACAATACGTTTTTCATTGACTTTTGATATATGAACACCAACACTCTTATCTAAATCAATTAAATTTCTAAATAATTGTGCATTAATTAGATTCATTCCTAATTTACTAAGTTTTTCAAATAGTTTCACTGAATCTACAAAAATGATTTTTGCAAAGTCAGTTCTTAAAAACTCATTAAATTTTGTTCTATAGATATTTGAACTTAATATTACACAAATATATCCCAATATCTCTTGTGGGTTTAAAGCTAAATATTTTTTGAACGCTTTCACTCAATTTAATCTCTATTTAATATTCTTTCCATCAAATTTCTAATCTCGAAAGCCTCATATGAAACAGCTCTAGCCCCCTCCTTAATACTTTTACTATTAATCAGCGCATTAAATGTATCGTAAAAAATTTCTGGAGAATGATCTTTCTTTCCAATTGCACAATCTATAACCTCATAAATCCTAACATACATCTTTTCTAACATATTCATATATTTCTCCACTGCATGATTAAGTACTATAAGCTCTTCTTTAGTAGCTTTAATACTAAAATTTTTATAATGCACAGGGTCGCTCATTTTAAACCATAACAAACGTAAAGTAGAAGCAGCCATCGGACCTATCATATTTAATAAACTCAAGATAACTTCTTTATATTTTCTTTGCTCAGTCTCATATTTTCTCTCAATAATTTCATTAGCAACACCTGTAATACGAGGGCGGGAAAATAACATTTTATGTATCCCAAATGCTAACGCATAGATAAAATTGCTATCATGCCCAAAAGCAGCATAAATGGCGTCTGCACGGAAATTATAATTCAACAATTTCCTATTGTTAAATATATCATCAAAGATTAAAGATGGATAACCCTCACCCATACTATTATAGGGTCTTGAACTCTTAAAGCTAGGCTTTAAAATATAAAATATATATCTTATTCCATCAAATTGCTTTAAAGCCTCCTCTTTTGTCTTTACATGTCTTGGTACCCCTTCTATAAAATCTAAATGTAACTTTTCCTTATGCACTGCATCAAAATTTATTGGAAGGCTAGCCTCTTTTAAACATGAAGAAAGTAAAGCTTCACGATTTCGTTGTTCTTCTTCAAGATTTTGTTCTTCTTCAAGATTTTGTTCTTCTTCAGGAATTAGTAGCCCTTGGTCCTGTTCCTCTTTAACTTCTCTTTTTTGATCATATGGCTTTACTTCAAGGATTCCTCCAAAACTGGACAGAAGTGGAGATGGCTCACTTACACCAATTGGTTTTACTGGTTTAAATTCTGTCTTTTTTGGGATTATTTTCTTCAATTCAGTTCCTTGTGTTTCTACACGTTGATCACAACTTATTACGATCAACGCTACCAGTAATAACAAACTACTATTTATTTCCTTAGGCATAAATATTCTCCTTCTTTTTTAAGATCAAATATTAGTTACTCTAAAACAAAAGAATACTATTATTTAGCTTAAATCATCAAATTTATTGAATAAATAATACAATATTAATAACACAACAAATCACATTACAATTTTCCAATTGCAGCATCATTATTAAGTACAAGTCTTTTTTTATTCTTTATAATAAAACCTCTATCCATTAAATCTGATAAATATTTTTTTATTTGATAAGCGGATACATTTGTCTCTTTATTAATTTTCCTTAAAGGCTTTATTGTACGCTTATCATCTTCTAAATTAGATACAATAAATTCAAGTGACTCATCAACCCTTTTAGATGCTCTCTTTTTCCTTTCTAAACTTGAAATTTGATGATTTTTAACCTTTTTATTCACACCAACCCCACTTCTTGTAGGTAATCTTGTAGGTAATGGAACTAAGTGCAATAACTTTTGTTCATAAAATTTATGATACGCATTTTGTATTATGCAAAATACCATTGCTAAAAATATATCTAGACAAACAGACAATAATAATAATAAATAAACAAAAACTATATTAAGATAATCATCTCTAGCAATAACAGCAGATGTTCCATTTAAAACATTAGCTGCCTTAAACTTATTATTATTTACAGCAGCCCTTTCAATTAAACTGCTAAACTTAAACCTCAAATCCTGCAAAGACTCTAAATACTCATTCCTTTGATTAAATAACTCCTTATTCTCCCTACTTGCATTCTCAATCTCTCTCATGTAATCTTGCTTCATGGTTCTATAAGTGTAGTCCAAGCTTAAATGCTTATTTTTAGCAAACTCTATACGATCATTGTTATTTTTAACCTTAATATCAATACTAGCTATTTCACCTTCAATTATCTTCTCTTTATCAAAGAGTAGCTTACGCATACCTTCCTCTTTTGCTATCTGACTCTTTTGAGTACTCAAAACAGTGTCCTTAATAGTATCTTCAAACATCAAGCTAAAGAAACTCTCAAAGCTCATCCATGAACTTACAGATTGCGTTATAAGTCCTATCACTAATAATACAAATATCGCAATTTTCTCTAAGCATGCAAATACTGAAATCCTAACACTACCTTCAGTAACACGCTTCCTTAATAAATAAAGAAAATACAATAATATTGAAGATGGTACTATTATAACGACTATTGTAAAAGGCAATGTGAAATACAGCTTAGAACTACTACCAACAGTATAACTTGCAATCCCTCTATGTGAATGCAACACATTAAAGAAAAATAAAAACAAAGCAAATAATATTAACCAAATATTACGAATCAAAAATTCAAAATTAAGTCTTAAAGAGACTACAATACTAAACTCAATATTATGACCTTTTGTTGGCTTACCTTTACTTATCATGTATATAACCTTTTTACTTATAATACTAGTATCTATAATACTATAAAATTAACAAATCATATATATCTTCTATTCAACTTTGAGTTGATACAATTATTTTGAGTCGATACAATTATTTTGAGTCGATATAATTATTTTGAGTCGATATAATTATTTTGAGTCGATATAATTATTTTGAGTCGATATAATTATTTTGAGTCGATATAATTATTTTGAGTCGATATAATTATTTTGAGTCGATATAATTATTTTGAGTCGATATAATTATAACATAAGAAAAGAATAAGGCCAGTAACAGAAGTTACTAGCCTTATTCAGGGTGTAACACAGTAAGGATAATAAATTATCTTACTGTGTACAAGTAATATTATTTAATTTTTTTAAAAAAAAGTCAATAGATTTCTTCAATTGTTGCCGCATTTTTCTATTCTGACATCCTAAAACCTATTGAATGCTCCCTAGCTTTAAGCATACGCACAAGCTTATCAGCATCCAAAACATCACCATTAAAATTATAATTATTAATAATTACTGGGCTCTTTCTCTCGCTTTGCTGTATTTTATTAATTTCTTCTGCAATGATTCTTGCTTCAATATTTCTCAAATTTTCATCAATCGGGGCTGGAGTTACTCTTATAAGCTCACTCTGTCCCATCTCACTAGTCATAAGTCTTAAGCCAGGCATATAAGTTGGCCTTGTAGTCTTAAAAATAGCGCCTTTACGAGCAAGCTTTATCTCCTCAACCGAGCCTGCTGACTTGACTCTTGCTATTCTTCTTAATATTTCTTCTAATATTTTTTGAGCATCCTCTATATCAGCAGATCTACCAAAATGCCACCACCTTGCCTTTACTTTTTCAACTTCCGCTGCTGCTTTAATGCGCTCTGCTTCTAATTTTTCAAGCTTACGTGCACGCTCTACTTCAATCTTTTTAGAAGTCTCAGCCTTAGTTAGTGCTCCACTCTCTTGTTGCCTTTTAGATTTATACTCACTCTCTACTTGCGCAATTCGTCTTTGAAATTCCTCTCCAGATATCTGTCCCTTACTTTGTGCTTGCTTTAAGAATTCAATCTCTCTACTATACTGATCATCAAGCTCATTTAATTTATCTCTTCGCATTTCAATCTCACGATCAAATACTTTCTCAATACGAAGAAGTTCAACCTCACTTTGCTTAACTAATTCATCTAAATCCTTATCACGCTTAGCTTCAATCTTTTTAACTAAACCATCTACAATACCTTGAAAAATTCCTTCAATAAAGTTCATATAAGCTACTATATGCTTTCCAACATAAGGGATTGATGATATTAAGCTTTTACTTAACTCATAAAATCCTCTGATTAAACTATCTAATCCTCTCATCACAGC
The sequence above is a segment of the Borrelia coriaceae genome. Coding sequences within it:
- the bdr gene encoding Bdr family repetitive protein, whose amino-acid sequence is MGLAQPIVTQQMVVAELTKAGIDRDIAIDLSYRYYRNELTYKDIEYLENTFNLKLEKVEANLKSDIKDLDNKIENVRSELKSDIKDLDNKIDSVESNLNVKIENVRSELKSDIKDLDNKIDSVESNLNVKIENVRSELKSDIKDLDNKIDNVRKDIEINKMEFKSTLRLHNWMFGTIITICLGILLTLIFK
- a CDS encoding type ISP restriction/modification enzyme, with translation MKAFKKYLALNPQEILGYICVILSSNIYRTKFNEFLRTDFAKIIFVDSVKLFEKLSKLGMNLINAQLFRNLIDLDKSVGVHISKVNEKRIVEKVEYLKDKKELIYSDNCKFINVPFKVYEFSIGTYRVLKNYLRFRKGKRIK